In Pseudomonas fluorescens, one genomic interval encodes:
- a CDS encoding DUF5943 domain-containing protein, with protein MAKIAPQLPIEVDSETGVWTSDALPMLYVPRHFFVNNHMGIEEVLGAEAYAEILYKAGYKSAWHWCEKEAECHGLEGVAVFEHYMKRLSQRGWGLFKIQDIDLDKGTASVKLEHSAFVYVYGKVGRKVDYMFTGWFAGAMDQILEARGSKIRTVAEQVYGGSEEGHDDGLFTVKPL; from the coding sequence ATGGCCAAGATCGCCCCGCAATTGCCAATCGAAGTCGACAGCGAGACCGGTGTCTGGACCTCCGACGCCCTGCCGATGCTCTACGTGCCGCGTCACTTCTTCGTCAACAACCACATGGGCATCGAGGAAGTGCTGGGCGCCGAAGCCTACGCCGAGATCCTCTACAAGGCTGGCTACAAGTCCGCCTGGCACTGGTGTGAAAAAGAAGCCGAATGTCACGGCCTGGAAGGCGTCGCGGTGTTCGAGCACTACATGAAGCGCCTGTCACAACGCGGCTGGGGCCTGTTCAAGATTCAGGACATCGACCTCGACAAAGGCACCGCCAGCGTCAAGCTCGAACACTCGGCATTCGTCTATGTGTACGGCAAGGTCGGGCGCAAGGTTGACTACATGTTCACCGGCTGGTTTGCCGGCGCCATGGATCAGATTCTTGAGGCGCGCGGCAGCAAGATTCGTACGGTTGCCGAGCAAGTCTACGGTGGCTCCGAAGAAGGCCACGACGACGGCCTGTTCACCGTCAAGCCGTTGTAA
- a CDS encoding alpha/beta fold hydrolase encodes MTRIATPISEIKEHYDVIVIGSGYGGGIAASRLSRAGKQVCLLERGREIQPGEYPNTMIAATEELQVHDPDGHIGSRTGLFDLHVNAQQNVVVGCGLGGTSLINANVALEPEPGVFEDPRWPQAVRDHRDTLLKDGYARAREMLKPNPYPNNAPNLPKLDANKKSADYLKQGAHFYKPPINVTFDKLPNNLNHVGVEQLPCNQCGDCVSGCNNKAKNTTLMNYLPDAWNHGAEIFCQAEVRHLERDGDGWIVHFQYLDSGREKFDAPTLFVKADIVVVSAGTLGSTEILLRSRDKGLVMSGQLGENMSGNGDILGFGHNCEQTINGIGFGAHSAKELHPVGPCITSIIDMRTEGDWRSRMVIEEGSIPGALGRPMVPAMAGFAEMIGKATDDSFSGKLGYKEREAESFLRGPYYGALHNMQTYLIMSHDSGQGRMILDNKDQLRIDWPGVGEQENFKLGNERLYQSTKALGGVWVENPIWTRLLKHSIVSVHPLGGCVMGEDATQGVVNHKGQVFSGAAGTDVYASLYVTDGAVIPTSLAVNPLLTISAVSERNMGLLAADRGWKIDYTLPSAPRKQVAPPTLGVQFTETMKGYFSRAFTAAQSTDLKVYEAAAKRGEADNSPIDFTLTITANDLNRMIKEPEHAATIVGTVNAPALSPQPLTASNGVFNLFEQFEQQVDTRHMKYDMKLTAEDGSDYFFSAFKTVPEDNGVLNIWHDTSTLYVTLYRGPDKSGEVIGSGVMHIHPTDFAKQMTTMKVLNARNERERIEGLARFGKFFAGILWESYGGVFAGDIYFNPDAPPRLKRPLDAPIPAVHFFPTEDGVELRLTRYQAGSKGPVMLVHGLGVGSNIFSTDTIQTNLLEYLCKHDYDVWLLDFRVSILLPASKKEWNGDQIAQYDFKAAIAQIQQATKAKDVQCVVHCYGATTFFMSLLAGLQGVRSVVCSQIAADTVVATATGLKAGLHLPGMLDAIGIKSMTAYADSKENWFNRLYDKALNGYARIEAQGYCTNPVCHRITFMYASLYRHDTLNETLHDNLHELFGESNIETFEHLALIVRKGHLVDFKGNDVYMPHFERLTMPICFISGAENQCYLPESTLKTYQRVCEVHGPERYSRHVVPGYGHIDCMFGKNAVVDVYPLILEHLEKTALG; translated from the coding sequence ATGACACGCATCGCAACGCCCATCAGCGAGATCAAGGAACACTACGACGTGATCGTCATCGGCTCCGGTTATGGCGGCGGCATTGCTGCGTCGCGCCTGTCCCGGGCCGGCAAGCAGGTGTGCCTGCTCGAACGCGGGCGGGAAATCCAGCCCGGTGAATACCCCAACACCATGATCGCCGCGACCGAAGAGTTGCAGGTGCATGACCCGGACGGCCACATCGGCTCGCGCACCGGGCTGTTCGACCTGCATGTGAATGCCCAGCAGAACGTGGTGGTCGGCTGCGGCCTCGGCGGTACATCGCTGATCAACGCCAACGTTGCCCTGGAGCCGGAACCCGGGGTGTTCGAGGATCCACGCTGGCCGCAGGCGGTACGCGATCATCGCGATACGCTGCTCAAGGACGGTTACGCCCGCGCCCGGGAAATGCTCAAGCCCAATCCGTACCCGAACAACGCGCCGAACCTGCCCAAGCTCGACGCCAACAAAAAGTCTGCGGACTACCTCAAGCAAGGCGCGCATTTCTACAAGCCACCGATCAACGTGACCTTCGACAAACTGCCGAACAACCTCAACCACGTCGGCGTCGAGCAACTGCCGTGCAACCAGTGCGGCGACTGCGTCTCGGGCTGTAACAACAAGGCCAAGAACACCACGCTGATGAACTATCTGCCGGATGCCTGGAACCATGGCGCGGAGATTTTCTGCCAGGCTGAGGTGCGGCATCTGGAGCGCGACGGCGATGGCTGGATCGTGCACTTCCAGTACCTCGACAGCGGGCGCGAGAAATTCGACGCGCCGACGCTGTTCGTGAAGGCCGATATCGTCGTGGTTTCCGCCGGCACCCTCGGCTCTACCGAAATTCTGCTGCGTTCGCGGGACAAGGGTCTGGTGATGTCCGGTCAGCTCGGCGAGAACATGAGCGGTAACGGCGACATCCTCGGTTTCGGCCACAACTGCGAGCAGACCATCAACGGCATCGGTTTCGGTGCGCATTCGGCCAAGGAACTGCACCCGGTCGGCCCGTGCATCACCTCGATCATCGACATGCGCACCGAAGGTGACTGGCGCAGCCGCATGGTCATCGAGGAAGGCTCGATCCCCGGCGCCCTCGGCCGGCCGATGGTGCCGGCGATGGCCGGGTTTGCCGAGATGATCGGCAAGGCCACGGACGACAGTTTCAGCGGCAAGCTCGGCTACAAGGAGCGCGAGGCCGAGAGCTTCCTGCGTGGCCCGTATTACGGCGCGCTGCACAACATGCAGACCTACCTGATCATGAGCCACGACAGCGGTCAGGGCCGGATGATTCTCGACAACAAGGACCAGTTGCGCATCGACTGGCCGGGTGTCGGCGAGCAGGAAAACTTCAAACTCGGCAATGAGCGTCTGTACCAGAGCACCAAGGCGTTGGGCGGGGTCTGGGTCGAGAACCCGATCTGGACCAGGCTGCTCAAGCACAGCATCGTTTCTGTGCATCCGCTGGGCGGTTGCGTGATGGGCGAAGACGCGACGCAAGGCGTGGTCAATCACAAGGGCCAGGTGTTCAGCGGCGCGGCCGGCACCGATGTTTACGCCAGTCTGTACGTGACCGACGGCGCGGTGATCCCGACCTCGCTGGCGGTCAATCCGCTGCTGACCATCTCCGCCGTGAGTGAACGCAACATGGGCCTGCTGGCCGCCGACCGTGGCTGGAAGATCGACTACACGCTGCCGTCGGCACCGCGCAAACAGGTAGCGCCGCCGACCCTCGGCGTGCAGTTCACCGAAACCATGAAAGGCTATTTCTCCCGCGCCTTCACCGCCGCGCAAAGCACCGATCTGAAAGTCTACGAAGCGGCGGCCAAACGCGGCGAGGCGGACAACTCGCCAATCGACTTCACCCTGACCATCACCGCCAACGACCTCAACCGGATGATCAAGGAACCGGAGCACGCCGCGACCATTGTCGGTACGGTCAATGCCCCGGCGCTGTCGCCGCAACCGCTGACCGCCAGCAACGGCGTGTTCAATCTGTTCGAGCAATTCGAGCAGCAGGTCGACACGCGGCACATGAAATACGACATGAAACTGACCGCCGAGGACGGCAGCGACTACTTCTTCAGCGCCTTCAAAACCGTGCCGGAAGACAACGGCGTGCTGAACATCTGGCACGACACCAGCACTCTGTACGTGACGCTGTATCGCGGGCCGGACAAGTCGGGCGAGGTGATCGGCTCCGGGGTGATGCACATTCATCCGACCGATTTCGCCAAGCAGATGACCACCATGAAAGTGCTCAACGCGCGCAACGAGCGCGAGCGCATCGAAGGCCTGGCGCGCTTCGGCAAGTTCTTCGCCGGAATTCTCTGGGAGAGTTACGGCGGGGTCTTCGCTGGCGATATCTACTTCAACCCCGACGCGCCGCCACGCTTGAAACGGCCACTGGATGCGCCGATCCCGGCGGTGCATTTCTTCCCCACCGAGGACGGCGTCGAGCTGCGCCTGACCCGTTATCAGGCCGGTAGCAAAGGCCCGGTGATGCTGGTGCATGGCCTGGGCGTCGGCTCGAATATCTTTTCCACCGACACCATCCAGACCAACCTGCTGGAGTACCTGTGCAAGCACGACTATGACGTGTGGCTGCTGGATTTCCGGGTGAGCATTCTGCTGCCGGCGAGCAAGAAAGAGTGGAATGGCGACCAGATCGCCCAGTACGACTTCAAGGCTGCCATCGCGCAGATTCAACAAGCGACCAAGGCCAAGGACGTGCAGTGCGTGGTGCATTGCTACGGCGCGACGACGTTCTTCATGTCGTTGCTGGCGGGGCTGCAAGGGGTGCGTTCGGTGGTCTGCTCGCAGATTGCCGCTGACACCGTGGTCGCCACCGCTACCGGGTTGAAGGCCGGTCTGCACCTGCCGGGGATGCTCGATGCGATCGGCATCAAATCGATGACCGCTTACGCCGACAGCAAGGAGAACTGGTTCAACCGACTCTATGACAAAGCCCTCAACGGCTACGCGCGAATCGAGGCGCAGGGTTATTGCACCAACCCGGTGTGCCACCGCATCACTTTCATGTACGCCTCGCTGTATCGCCACGACACCCTCAACGAAACCCTGCACGACAACCTGCACGAACTGTTCGGCGAATCGAACATCGAGACCTTCGAGCACCTGGCGCTGATCGTGCGCAAAGGGCACCTGGTGGATTTCAAGGGCAACGATGTGTACATGCCGCACTTCGAGCGGCTGACGATGCCGATCTGCTTTATCAGCGGCGCGGAGAACCAGTGCTATCTGCCGGAAAGCACGCTCAAGACCTACCAGCGAGTCTGCGAAGTCCACGGGCCGGAGCGCTACAGCCGGCACGTAGTGCCGGGTTACGGCCACATCGACTGCATGTTCGGCAAGAACGCGGTGGTGGATGTGTATCCGCTCATCCTTGAACACCTGGAGAAAACGGCCCTCGGCTGA
- a CDS encoding electron transfer flavoprotein subunit beta, translating into MSTKIISLVSIGAHPTSGRPRRAEQDARAVELGLQLAGDNLQVLHAGDVAEPALRAYLGMGLEQLHVLEQPAGADALPALTAYLRDAGAQVVLTGTQAETGEGSGMLPFLLAEGLGWPLVVGLAQVESINDGSALVLQALPRGQRRRLKVKLPFLATVDNAAPKPRQSAYGPARRGVLNAEDVEVLDDELLAVSTLQPAKPRPKRLKVIKAKSGADRMKAATAKASGGGGQVLKGVTAQAGAEAILKLLIEEGVVR; encoded by the coding sequence ATGAGCACAAAGATCATCAGTCTGGTTTCCATCGGTGCCCACCCGACCTCGGGCCGGCCACGCCGCGCCGAACAGGACGCGCGCGCCGTAGAACTGGGCCTGCAACTGGCTGGGGATAACCTGCAAGTGCTGCATGCCGGGGATGTCGCGGAACCGGCACTGCGCGCCTATCTGGGCATGGGCCTGGAACAGCTGCATGTGCTGGAGCAACCCGCTGGCGCCGACGCCTTGCCGGCGCTGACCGCGTATCTGCGTGATGCCGGCGCCCAGGTAGTGCTGACCGGCACTCAGGCGGAAACCGGCGAAGGCTCGGGCATGTTGCCGTTCTTGCTCGCCGAAGGGCTGGGCTGGCCGCTGGTGGTGGGGCTGGCGCAGGTCGAGTCGATCAATGATGGTTCGGCGCTGGTGCTGCAAGCCTTGCCCCGTGGGCAGCGGCGCCGGTTGAAGGTGAAGCTGCCGTTTCTGGCGACTGTGGATAACGCCGCGCCCAAACCTCGGCAGAGTGCCTACGGTCCGGCGCGACGCGGGGTGTTGAATGCCGAAGACGTTGAGGTGCTGGACGATGAACTGCTGGCCGTCTCCACACTGCAACCGGCCAAGCCACGGCCGAAACGTTTGAAGGTGATCAAGGCCAAGAGCGGTGCGGACCGCATGAAAGCTGCCACCGCCAAAGCCAGTGGCGGCGGTGGACAAGTGCTTAAAGGCGTCACCGCGCAGGCCGGCGCTGAAGCGATCCTCAAACTCCTGATTGAAGAAGGGGTTGTTCGCTGA
- the dgcA gene encoding dimethylglycine demethylation protein DgcA, which translates to MAFEAMFQPIQIGKLTIRNRVLSTAHAEVYATDGGMTTERYVKYYEEKAKGGIGLAICGGSSVVAIDSPQQWWSSVNLSTDRIIPHFQNLADAMHKHGAKIMIQITHMGRRSRWDGFHWPTLMSPSGIREPVHRATCKTIEPEEIWRVIGNYAQAARRAKAGGLDGVELSAVHQHMIDQFWSPRVNKRTDEWGGSFEGRMKFGLEVLKAVRAEVGDDFCVGMRICGDEFHPDGLSHEDMKQIAKYYDDTGMLDFIGVVGSGCDTHNTLANVIPNMSYPPEPFLHLAAGIKEVVKVPVLHAQNIKDPNQATRILEGGYVDMVGMTRAHIADPHLIAKIKMGQIDQIKQCVGANYCIDRQYQGLDVLCIQNAATSREYMGVPHIIEKSTGVKRKVVIVGAGPAGMEAARVSAERGHDVTLFEKKEFIGGQITTASKAPQRDQIAGITRWFQLELARLKVDLRLGTAADAATIMDLRPDVVVLAVGGHPFLEQNEHWGAAEGLVVSSWDVLDGKVAPGKNVLVYDTICEFTGMSVADFLADKGSQVEIVTDDIKPGVAIGGTSFPTYYRSMYPKEVIMTGDMMLEKVYREGDKLVAVLENEYTGAKEERVVDQVVVENGVRPDEEIYYALKEGSRNKGQIDVEALFAIQPQPSLSSTGDGYLLFRIGDCVAQRNTHAAIYDALRLCKDF; encoded by the coding sequence ATGGCTTTCGAAGCAATGTTCCAGCCGATCCAGATCGGCAAACTGACCATCCGCAACCGCGTGCTCAGCACCGCGCACGCCGAGGTCTACGCGACCGACGGTGGCATGACCACCGAGCGCTACGTCAAATACTACGAAGAGAAAGCCAAGGGCGGCATTGGCCTGGCGATCTGCGGCGGTTCGTCGGTGGTCGCCATCGACAGTCCGCAGCAATGGTGGAGTTCGGTCAATCTGTCCACCGACCGGATCATTCCGCACTTCCAGAACCTGGCCGACGCCATGCACAAGCACGGCGCCAAGATCATGATCCAGATTACCCACATGGGCCGACGCTCACGTTGGGACGGTTTCCACTGGCCGACCCTGATGTCGCCGTCGGGTATCCGTGAACCGGTGCACCGTGCGACCTGCAAGACTATCGAGCCGGAAGAGATCTGGCGGGTGATCGGCAATTACGCCCAGGCGGCGCGCCGCGCCAAAGCCGGTGGTCTGGACGGCGTCGAGCTGTCGGCCGTGCACCAGCACATGATCGACCAGTTCTGGAGCCCGCGCGTCAACAAGCGTACCGATGAATGGGGTGGCAGCTTCGAAGGCCGGATGAAGTTCGGTCTGGAAGTGCTGAAAGCCGTGCGCGCCGAGGTCGGTGACGACTTCTGCGTGGGCATGCGTATCTGCGGTGACGAGTTCCACCCGGACGGTTTGTCCCACGAGGACATGAAGCAGATCGCCAAGTATTACGACGACACCGGGATGCTCGATTTCATCGGCGTCGTCGGCTCGGGTTGCGACACCCACAACACCCTGGCCAACGTGATTCCGAACATGAGCTATCCGCCGGAGCCGTTCCTGCATCTGGCGGCCGGGATCAAGGAAGTGGTCAAGGTGCCGGTGCTGCACGCGCAGAACATCAAGGACCCGAACCAGGCCACGCGCATCCTTGAAGGCGGTTACGTCGACATGGTCGGCATGACCCGTGCGCACATCGCCGACCCGCACCTGATTGCCAAGATCAAGATGGGCCAGATCGACCAGATCAAACAGTGCGTCGGCGCCAACTACTGCATCGACCGTCAGTATCAAGGTCTGGACGTGCTGTGCATCCAGAACGCCGCGACCTCCCGTGAATACATGGGCGTGCCGCACATCATCGAAAAGTCCACAGGCGTCAAACGCAAAGTGGTGATCGTTGGTGCCGGTCCGGCCGGGATGGAAGCAGCACGCGTCTCTGCCGAGCGTGGCCACGACGTGACCCTGTTCGAGAAGAAAGAATTCATCGGTGGGCAGATCACTACCGCGTCGAAAGCGCCGCAGCGCGACCAGATCGCCGGCATCACCCGCTGGTTCCAGCTGGAGCTGGCGCGGCTGAAAGTCGACCTGCGTCTGGGCACTGCGGCCGATGCGGCAACCATTATGGATCTGCGTCCGGACGTGGTGGTGCTGGCGGTCGGTGGGCATCCGTTCCTTGAGCAGAACGAACACTGGGGCGCCGCCGAAGGGTTGGTAGTCAGCAGCTGGGACGTGCTCGACGGCAAGGTCGCGCCGGGCAAGAACGTGCTGGTCTACGACACCATTTGCGAGTTCACCGGGATGTCGGTCGCCGACTTCCTCGCCGACAAGGGCAGCCAGGTCGAGATCGTTACCGACGACATCAAACCGGGCGTGGCCATCGGCGGTACATCGTTCCCGACTTACTACCGCAGCATGTACCCGAAAGAAGTGATCATGACCGGCGACATGATGCTGGAAAAGGTCTACCGCGAAGGCGACAAGCTGGTGGCGGTGCTGGAGAACGAATACACCGGCGCCAAAGAGGAGCGGGTGGTCGATCAGGTGGTGGTGGAAAACGGCGTGCGTCCGGATGAGGAAATCTACTACGCGCTCAAAGAGGGTTCGCGCAACAAGGGCCAGATCGACGTCGAAGCGTTGTTCGCGATCCAGCCGCAGCCATCGTTGAGCAGCACCGGTGACGGCTACTTGCTGTTCCGCATCGGCGACTGCGTGGCGCAGCGTAATACCCACGCCGCCATCTACGACGCGCTCAGACTGTGTAAAGACTTCTAA
- a CDS encoding electron transfer flavoprotein subunit alpha/FixB family protein has translation MSDIIRRDPRAEWIARNRLHPLHAAMQPAQHSWMGPNGVIRKNLHGIGFIGPNGIKRIDRSGAQQGGAVKRSATVEVQLPLHEVPAPAFYISVVPDMVGGRLSSHDRDLLGLAHQLAGNDGAVLAVVFGEHKENAFATAGVDRLLVLEGDQFSGYAPEQRVQGLRAVDNQFNPRHWLLPDSRSGGGELGRRFAAALGERPATRVWQVKDQECIGRAGAGLQDLARPVARLILAAAECAEPVSETRHEALPVELSTTIARSLSRIEDLGAVAVDPAAIPMAEAEFIFSGGNGVKDWALFHQTAAALGATEGASRVAVDDGFMARDRQVGASGTWVTARVYVAVGISGAIQHLQGIGACDKVVAINLDPGCDMIKRADLSVIGESAEILQALIAAVAAYRNEAKRDAA, from the coding sequence ATGAGCGACATTATCCGCCGCGACCCGCGCGCCGAATGGATTGCGCGTAACCGCCTGCACCCGTTGCACGCGGCGATGCAACCGGCGCAACACAGCTGGATGGGCCCCAATGGCGTCATCCGCAAGAACCTGCACGGCATCGGATTCATCGGCCCCAACGGCATCAAGCGTATCGATCGCAGCGGCGCGCAACAGGGCGGGGCGGTCAAACGCTCGGCCACGGTTGAAGTGCAGTTGCCGCTGCATGAGGTGCCAGCCCCGGCGTTCTACATCAGCGTGGTGCCGGACATGGTCGGCGGCCGCCTGAGCAGCCACGACCGCGACTTGCTCGGCCTGGCTCATCAACTGGCCGGCAACGACGGCGCGGTGCTGGCGGTGGTGTTTGGCGAGCACAAAGAGAACGCCTTCGCCACGGCCGGCGTCGATCGCTTGCTGGTGCTGGAGGGCGACCAATTCAGCGGTTATGCACCGGAGCAACGGGTGCAAGGCCTGCGGGCTGTGGATAACCAGTTCAATCCGCGCCACTGGCTGCTGCCGGACAGCCGCAGCGGTGGTGGTGAACTCGGTCGGCGTTTTGCCGCGGCACTGGGCGAACGTCCGGCAACGCGGGTCTGGCAGGTCAAGGATCAGGAGTGTATCGGTCGCGCTGGCGCAGGCCTGCAAGACCTGGCGCGACCGGTCGCACGCTTGATTCTGGCCGCAGCCGAATGCGCGGAACCGGTCAGCGAAACCCGTCACGAAGCCTTGCCAGTGGAGTTATCCACAACGATTGCGCGCAGCCTGTCGCGGATCGAGGATCTTGGCGCGGTGGCGGTCGATCCGGCGGCGATTCCGATGGCCGAGGCCGAATTCATTTTCTCCGGCGGCAACGGGGTCAAGGACTGGGCGTTATTCCACCAGACCGCTGCGGCACTCGGCGCCACCGAAGGCGCCTCGCGGGTCGCGGTGGACGATGGCTTCATGGCGCGTGATCGGCAGGTCGGTGCGTCCGGCACCTGGGTCACCGCACGGGTTTATGTGGCTGTGGGTATCTCCGGGGCGATCCAGCACCTGCAAGGCATCGGTGCCTGCGACAAGGTGGTGGCGATCAACCTCGACCCCGGTTGCGACATGATCAAACGCGCCGACCTGTCGGTGATTGGCGAGAGCGCGGAAATTCTTCAGGCGTTGATCGCGGCGGTAGCGGCTTACCGCAACGAAGCCAAGCGCGATGCGGCTTAA
- the dgcB gene encoding dimethylglycine demethylation protein DgcB — protein sequence MLNTLLPILLFAALALAVLGALRRVAMWRRGRASKVDLIGGLLAMPKRYMVDLHHVVARDKYIANTHVATAGGAVASIVLAILVHGFGLHNRILGYALLLMTAVMFVGALFVYRRRLNPPARLSKGPWMRLPKSLLAFSASFFLVTLPVAGILPENFGGWLLAAILGLGVLWGVSELFFGMTWGGPMKHAFAGALHLAWHRRAERFGGGRSTGLKPLDLNDPSAPLGVEKPKDFTWNQLLGFDACVQCGKCEAACPAFAAGQPLNPKKLIQDMVVGLAGGTDAKFAGSPYPGKPIGEHSGNPHQPIVNGLVDAETLWSCTTCRACVEECPMMIEHVDAIVDMRRHLTLEKGATPNKGAEVLENLIATDNPGGFAPGGRMNWAADLNLTLLSEKKSTDVLFWVGDGAFDMRNQRTLRAFVKVLKAAKVDFAVLGLEERDSGDVARRLGDEATFQLLAKRNIQTLAKYSFNRIVTCDPHSFHVLKNEYGAFDGNYLVQHHSTYMAEIIQAGALNLGQHKGNSVTYHDPCYLGRYNGEYEAPRKVLRALGIEVKEMQRSGFRSRCCGGGGGAPITDIPGKQRIPDMRMDDIRETGAELVAVGCPQCTAMLEGVVEPRPLIKDIAELVADALLEDAAPNKPTAPAKREPAEAH from the coding sequence ATGTTGAACACCCTTCTTCCAATCCTGTTGTTCGCAGCTCTGGCCCTTGCGGTGCTGGGTGCGTTGCGGCGGGTGGCCATGTGGCGTCGGGGCCGGGCCTCGAAGGTCGATCTGATCGGCGGCCTGTTGGCCATGCCCAAGCGTTACATGGTCGACTTGCACCACGTGGTGGCGCGGGACAAATACATCGCCAACACCCACGTCGCCACGGCGGGCGGTGCGGTGGCGTCGATCGTGCTGGCGATTCTGGTGCACGGTTTCGGCCTGCATAACCGTATCCTCGGCTATGCGCTGCTGCTGATGACGGCGGTGATGTTCGTCGGTGCGCTCTTCGTTTACCGGCGCCGGCTCAACCCGCCGGCACGGTTGTCGAAAGGCCCGTGGATGCGCCTGCCGAAAAGCCTGCTGGCTTTCTCCGCCTCGTTCTTCCTGGTGACCCTGCCGGTGGCCGGGATCCTCCCGGAAAACTTCGGCGGCTGGCTGCTCGCGGCCATTCTCGGGCTCGGCGTTTTGTGGGGCGTGTCGGAGCTGTTCTTCGGCATGACTTGGGGCGGGCCGATGAAGCACGCCTTCGCCGGCGCCCTGCACCTGGCCTGGCACCGCCGCGCCGAGCGCTTTGGCGGCGGTCGTTCCACCGGTTTGAAACCGCTGGATCTGAATGATCCAAGCGCGCCGCTCGGTGTGGAAAAACCCAAGGATTTCACCTGGAACCAGTTGCTCGGTTTTGACGCCTGCGTGCAGTGCGGCAAGTGCGAAGCGGCGTGCCCGGCCTTCGCTGCCGGCCAGCCGCTGAACCCGAAAAAGCTGATTCAGGACATGGTCGTCGGCCTGGCTGGCGGCACTGACGCGAAGTTTGCCGGTAGCCCTTATCCGGGTAAGCCAATCGGTGAGCACAGCGGCAATCCGCATCAACCGATCGTCAATGGTCTGGTCGATGCCGAAACCCTGTGGTCGTGCACCACCTGCCGCGCCTGCGTCGAGGAATGCCCAATGATGATCGAGCACGTCGACGCCATCGTCGACATGCGCCGCCATCTGACGCTGGAAAAAGGCGCGACCCCGAACAAGGGGGCCGAGGTCCTGGAAAACCTGATCGCCACTGACAACCCCGGCGGTTTCGCTCCGGGCGGGCGGATGAACTGGGCGGCGGATCTGAACCTCACTCTGCTTAGCGAAAAGAAATCCACCGACGTGCTGTTCTGGGTCGGCGACGGTGCCTTCGACATGCGTAACCAGCGCACCTTGCGTGCGTTCGTCAAAGTGCTGAAAGCCGCGAAGGTCGACTTCGCCGTACTCGGCCTCGAAGAACGTGACAGCGGTGACGTGGCCCGGCGTTTAGGCGACGAAGCGACCTTCCAGCTGCTCGCCAAACGCAATATCCAGACCCTGGCCAAATACAGCTTCAACCGCATCGTCACCTGCGATCCGCATAGCTTCCATGTGCTGAAAAACGAGTACGGCGCGTTCGACGGCAACTACCTGGTGCAGCACCACAGCACCTACATGGCGGAAATCATCCAGGCCGGTGCGCTGAACCTTGGTCAGCACAAAGGCAACAGCGTGACCTACCACGACCCGTGCTACCTCGGTCGCTACAACGGCGAGTACGAGGCACCGCGCAAAGTGCTGCGCGCCCTCGGCATCGAGGTCAAAGAGATGCAACGTTCCGGCTTCCGTTCGCGCTGCTGCGGCGGCGGTGGCGGTGCGCCGATCACCGACATTCCCGGCAAGCAGCGGATCCCCGACATGCGCATGGACGACATCCGCGAGACCGGCGCCGAGCTGGTGGCGGTGGGTTGTCCACAGTGCACGGCGATGCTCGAAGGCGTGGTCGAACCGCGTCCGTTGATCAAGGACATCGCCGAACTGGTGGCCGACGCGCTGCTCGAAGACGCCGCGCCGAACAAGCCGACTGCACCGGCCAAACGTGAACCTGCGGAGGCCCACTGA